One window of Streptomyces sp. NBC_00273 genomic DNA carries:
- the pgl gene encoding 6-phosphogluconolactonase, whose product MTTPQVVVHRDKELMAQATAARLITKIVDAQTARGTASVVLTGGRNGNGLLAALAAAPARDAIDWSRLDLWWGDERYVPADDPERNHTQAREALLDSVPVDPARVHVMPASDGPYGGDVDAAAASYAAELAKAAGPEDHGPVPRFDVLMLGVGPDTHVASLFPEHPAARETERTVVGVHGAPKPPPTRISLTLPAIRAAREVWLLAAGEDKAGAVSLALGGAGEVQAPAAAAYGRSRTLWLLDRAAAAKLPTGMYPPASS is encoded by the coding sequence ATGACGACTCCCCAGGTCGTCGTCCACCGGGACAAGGAGCTGATGGCGCAGGCCACCGCGGCCCGGCTCATCACGAAGATCGTGGACGCGCAGACGGCCCGCGGCACCGCGTCCGTCGTCCTCACCGGCGGACGCAACGGCAACGGCCTGCTCGCGGCACTGGCCGCCGCCCCGGCGCGGGACGCGATCGACTGGTCCCGGCTGGACCTGTGGTGGGGTGACGAGCGGTACGTCCCCGCCGACGACCCCGAGCGCAACCACACCCAGGCCCGCGAGGCCCTCCTGGACTCGGTCCCGGTGGACCCCGCCCGGGTGCACGTGATGCCCGCCTCGGACGGCCCGTACGGCGGCGACGTGGACGCCGCGGCGGCCTCCTACGCCGCCGAGCTGGCGAAGGCGGCCGGACCGGAGGACCACGGTCCGGTCCCCCGGTTCGACGTGCTGATGCTGGGCGTCGGCCCGGACACGCACGTGGCCTCGCTGTTCCCGGAGCACCCGGCGGCCCGCGAGACCGAGCGCACGGTGGTCGGCGTGCACGGCGCCCCGAAGCCCCCGCCCACCCGGATCTCGCTCACGCTCCCGGCGATCCGGGCGGCCCGTGAGGTCTGGCTGCTGGCCGCGGGCGAGGACAAGGCCGGGGCGGTCTCCCTGGCCCTCGGCGGCGCGGGCGAGGTCCAGGCCCCGGCCGCGGCGGCGTACGGCCGCTCCCGCACCCTGTGGCTCTTGGACCGCGCGGCGGCGGCCAAGCTCCCGACCGGCATGTACCCCCCGGCCTCTTCCTGA